In a single window of the Streptacidiphilus sp. P02-A3a genome:
- the allB gene encoding allantoinase AllB, translating to MTGSPYTVFRSRRAVLPEGERPADVVVRDGRITGVLPYGTAVEGEVTDLAGLALLPGLVDTHVHVNEPGRTDWEGFASATRAAAAGGVTTIVDMPLNSIPPTTTVDGLEAKRKATDGQLFVDTGLWGGAIPGNTGDLAPLHAAGVFGFKSFLAPSGVDEFPHLTTSQLEAALTELARIDALAIIHAEDPAVLDAAPRRTGPHYADFLASRPDDAETTAVATLLEIAGRTGARIHILHVSSAAVLPLLRRARAEGVRVTAETCPHYLTLAAEQVPEGDTAFKCCPPIRDESNREQLWQALADGEFAAVVSDHSPSTPDLKHLPRYGGSGDFAAAWGGIASLQLGLPAIWTEARRRGFPLADVVRWMSSGPAALAGLARKGAIVPGHDADLVAFDPDADFTVHPEGLHHRNPVTPYSGRTLTGAVRTTWLRGRAVSVDADAEPTGRLIARGES from the coding sequence TTGACCGGTTCCCCGTACACGGTGTTCCGCTCCCGCCGCGCCGTCCTCCCCGAGGGTGAGCGCCCGGCCGACGTCGTCGTCCGCGACGGCCGGATCACCGGTGTCCTGCCGTACGGCACGGCGGTCGAGGGCGAGGTCACCGACCTCGCCGGGCTGGCGCTGCTGCCGGGCCTGGTCGACACCCACGTGCACGTGAACGAGCCGGGCCGGACCGACTGGGAGGGCTTCGCCAGTGCCACCCGGGCCGCCGCCGCCGGCGGGGTCACCACCATCGTCGACATGCCGCTGAACTCGATCCCGCCGACCACCACGGTCGACGGGCTGGAGGCCAAGCGCAAGGCCACCGACGGGCAGCTGTTCGTGGACACCGGCCTGTGGGGCGGCGCGATACCCGGCAACACCGGTGACCTGGCCCCGCTGCACGCGGCCGGGGTGTTCGGCTTCAAGAGCTTCCTGGCCCCCTCCGGCGTGGACGAGTTCCCGCACCTGACGACCAGTCAACTCGAAGCGGCGCTGACCGAACTGGCCCGGATCGACGCGCTGGCGATCATCCACGCCGAGGACCCGGCGGTGCTCGACGCGGCGCCGCGGCGGACCGGTCCGCACTACGCCGACTTCCTCGCCTCCCGCCCCGACGACGCCGAAACCACGGCGGTGGCAACGCTGTTGGAGATCGCCGGGCGGACCGGGGCGCGGATCCACATCCTGCACGTCTCCTCCGCCGCGGTGCTGCCGCTGCTGCGCCGGGCCCGGGCCGAGGGCGTCAGGGTCACCGCCGAGACCTGTCCGCACTACCTGACGCTGGCCGCGGAGCAGGTCCCCGAGGGTGACACCGCCTTCAAGTGCTGTCCGCCGATCCGCGACGAGTCCAACCGCGAACAGCTCTGGCAGGCCCTGGCCGACGGCGAGTTCGCGGCCGTGGTGTCCGACCACTCGCCGTCCACGCCGGACCTGAAGCACCTCCCGCGCTACGGCGGCAGTGGTGACTTCGCCGCCGCCTGGGGCGGTATCGCCTCGCTCCAGCTCGGGTTGCCCGCGATCTGGACCGAGGCCCGCCGCCGGGGCTTCCCGCTCGCGGACGTGGTGCGCTGGATGAGCAGCGGCCCGGCCGCCCTCGCCGGACTGGCCCGGAAGGGCGCGATCGTCCCCGGCCACGACGCCGACCTGGTCGCCTTCGACCCCGACGCCGACTTCACCGTCCACCCCGAGGGCCTGCACCACCGCAACCCCGTGACCCCGTACTCCGGCCGCACGCTGACCGGCGCCGTCCGCACCACCTGGCTTCGCGGCCGGGCCGTGTCCGTGGACGCCGATGCCGAGCCGACCGGCCGACTGATAGCCCGAGGAGAATCATGA